One genomic window of Synergistetes bacterium HGW-Synergistetes-1 includes the following:
- a CDS encoding transcriptional regulator, whose protein sequence is MVISDTKKECFELVWIIVNFGKGSKVMQTAKKCGMTGGTIILAKGTANDKFADFLGLSDIRKEIVLMVSTKTMAKYTLESLDNKFKFEKPNHGIAFTTGVSEVVGSAPCKATEADREEGGEVVMHCAITVVVNKGKAEDVIDAATAAGSRGGTIINARGSGIHETSKLFFMDIEPEKEIVMILSEKKDAEAIVSSIRQKLDIEEAGKGIIFVQEVSKVYGLAK, encoded by the coding sequence ATGGTGATCAGTGATACTAAAAAAGAATGCTTCGAACTTGTGTGGATAATCGTTAATTTCGGCAAGGGAAGCAAGGTCATGCAGACGGCAAAAAAGTGCGGGATGACCGGAGGGACGATAATACTTGCAAAAGGCACGGCTAATGACAAATTTGCCGATTTTCTGGGTTTGTCGGACATCCGTAAGGAAATAGTACTGATGGTATCAACTAAAACAATGGCCAAGTACACACTTGAGTCCCTTGATAATAAATTTAAATTTGAAAAACCAAACCACGGGATAGCTTTTACGACCGGTGTAAGTGAAGTTGTTGGTTCTGCCCCATGTAAGGCTACAGAGGCAGACAGGGAGGAAGGTGGTGAAGTGGTAATGCACTGTGCGATAACAGTCGTAGTAAACAAAGGCAAGGCAGAAGATGTCATCGACGCGGCCACTGCCGCAGGGTCAAGGGGAGGCACGATAATCAACGCCAGGGGTTCGGGAATTCACGAAACAAGCAAACTGTTTTTCATGGATATCGAACCGGAAAAAGAAATAGTAATGATACTCTCAGAAAAAAAAGATGCTGAAGCGATAGTCTCCTCTATCAGGCAAAAGTTGGATATTGAGGAAGCCGGAAAGGGTATCATTTTTGTCCAGGAAGTAAGCAAAGTCTACGGGCTCGCAAAGTAA